In one Pseudomonas fitomaticsae genomic region, the following are encoded:
- a CDS encoding heavy metal sensor histidine kinase has product MRRLSLSSRLALLFAGCTAVVSLVAGVVFNRASEGHFIELDQQLLEGKLLSVRQTLRSGSDAEHITDELSQQGDVSLRISSPEGQRWFGRSLHAPANLPQQPGLATINDNGTDYRLLNAALEPEKPDSPQLTLLLDITHHQHFLQRMQHLIWLTVGLSALATALLGAWAARSGLRPLRRMSAVARGISAQSLNARLPEARMPAELAELAHSFNAMLGRLDDSFQRLSAFSADIAHELRTPLSNLLTHTQVTLTRPRPLEDYREALHSNLEELQWMAQLVNDMLYLAKADHGLLVPKREPLELSEEADALLEFFAPLAEDAQVSLSRDGAGRFEGDRAMLRRALSNLLDNALRFTPANGEVRVQVAEQAKSLSVTVENSGEGISAELLPRLFDRFYRADPARQEGSSEHAGLGLAITQSIIRAHGGQIHCESARGWTRFVIELPKNA; this is encoded by the coding sequence ATGCGCCGACTGTCCTTGAGCAGCCGACTCGCGCTGTTGTTCGCCGGCTGTACCGCAGTGGTTTCGCTGGTCGCCGGGGTCGTTTTCAATCGGGCCAGCGAGGGCCACTTCATCGAGCTCGACCAGCAACTGCTCGAAGGAAAACTGCTCAGCGTGCGTCAGACGCTGCGCAGTGGCAGCGATGCCGAACACATCACCGATGAATTGAGCCAACAGGGCGATGTCTCGCTGCGCATAAGCAGCCCTGAGGGCCAGCGCTGGTTCGGTCGCTCGTTGCATGCCCCGGCAAACCTGCCGCAGCAACCCGGTCTGGCCACCATCAACGACAACGGCACCGACTATCGCCTGCTCAACGCCGCGCTTGAACCGGAAAAGCCCGATTCCCCGCAATTGACCTTGCTGCTGGACATCACCCACCACCAGCACTTCCTGCAACGCATGCAGCATCTGATCTGGCTGACCGTCGGCCTTTCGGCGCTGGCCACCGCGCTGCTCGGCGCCTGGGCTGCTCGCAGCGGTTTACGCCCGCTACGACGAATGAGTGCCGTGGCTCGGGGGATTTCAGCGCAATCGCTGAATGCCCGACTGCCGGAAGCCCGGATGCCCGCAGAACTCGCGGAATTGGCCCACAGCTTCAACGCCATGCTCGGACGCCTCGATGACTCTTTTCAGCGACTGTCAGCGTTTTCCGCCGACATCGCCCATGAACTGCGCACACCACTTTCGAACCTGCTGACCCACACCCAGGTCACCCTCACCCGCCCTCGCCCCCTCGAAGACTATCGCGAGGCATTGCACAGCAACCTCGAAGAGCTGCAATGGATGGCGCAGTTGGTGAACGACATGCTTTATCTGGCCAAGGCTGACCACGGTTTGCTGGTGCCCAAGCGTGAACCGCTGGAACTTTCGGAAGAAGCCGACGCGTTGCTGGAGTTTTTTGCGCCGCTGGCCGAAGACGCTCAGGTCAGCTTGAGCCGTGACGGTGCGGGGCGATTCGAGGGTGATCGCGCGATGTTGCGCCGGGCGCTGTCGAATCTGCTGGATAACGCGTTGCGCTTTACCCCTGCTAACGGCGAAGTTCGCGTGCAGGTGGCCGAACAAGCGAAATCCTTGAGCGTGACCGTGGAGAACAGTGGTGAAGGGATTTCTGCAGAGTTGTTGCCGCGTTTGTTCGACCGCTTCTATCGTGCGGACCCGGCGCGCCAGGAAGGCAGCAGCGAGCATGCGGGATTGGGGCTGGCGATTACTCAGTCGATCATCCGGGCCCATGGCGGGCAGATTCATTGCGAATCGGCTCGGGGCTGGACGCGGTTTGTGATTGAGTTGCCGAAAAACGCTTGA
- a CDS encoding lipoprotein-releasing ABC transporter permease subunit has translation MFRPLFVFIGTRYTRAKRRNHFVSFISLTSMIGLALGVVVMIVVLSVMNGFDHEMRTRVLGMVPHATIESGEAINDWPSLAAKVKQNPQVAAVAPFTQMQGLLTNNGQVSKVLLNAIDPALERNVSIIDNFMKQGRLDDLTPGSFGIVIGDKAATKLGVGLGDKITFVAPEVSVTPAGMFPRMKRFTVVGIFHVGAGELDGYLGVTNLQDLAKMHRWKPDQVQGLRLKFDDLFQAPREAWNIAQRLGEDRYYARDWTRTHGNLYQAIRMEKAMIGLLLLLIVAVAAFNIISTLVMVVNDKKGDIAILRTLGATPGTIMRTFMVQGTVIGVVGTAIGAVVGIFAALNVSAAISALEGVIGHKFLNADVYFIDYLPSQVQSQDVVMVCAAALVLSFLATLYPAWRAARTQPAEALRYE, from the coding sequence ATGTTCAGACCTCTCTTCGTATTTATCGGCACGCGTTATACCCGTGCAAAGCGTCGCAATCATTTTGTGTCATTCATTTCCCTGACTTCGATGATAGGGCTCGCTCTTGGCGTGGTCGTGATGATCGTGGTGCTGTCGGTGATGAACGGCTTCGATCATGAGATGCGCACCCGCGTGCTGGGCATGGTGCCCCACGCGACCATCGAGTCCGGTGAAGCCATCAACGACTGGCCGAGCCTGGCCGCCAAGGTCAAGCAGAACCCGCAGGTGGCGGCCGTCGCGCCGTTCACCCAGATGCAGGGGTTGCTGACCAATAACGGCCAGGTGTCCAAGGTGTTGCTCAATGCCATCGACCCGGCGCTGGAGCGCAACGTCTCGATCATCGACAACTTCATGAAGCAGGGCAGACTCGACGATCTGACGCCGGGCAGCTTCGGCATCGTGATCGGTGACAAGGCCGCGACCAAACTCGGCGTGGGCCTCGGTGACAAGATCACCTTCGTCGCACCGGAGGTCAGCGTGACCCCGGCCGGGATGTTCCCGCGCATGAAGCGCTTCACCGTGGTCGGCATCTTCCATGTCGGCGCCGGTGAACTGGATGGTTATCTGGGCGTCACCAACCTGCAGGATCTGGCGAAGATGCACCGCTGGAAGCCCGATCAGGTGCAGGGCCTGCGTCTGAAGTTCGACGATCTGTTCCAGGCGCCGCGTGAGGCGTGGAACATCGCCCAGCGCCTCGGCGAAGACCGTTACTACGCTCGCGACTGGACCCGTACCCACGGCAACCTGTATCAGGCGATCCGTATGGAAAAAGCCATGATCGGCCTGCTGTTGCTGCTGATCGTCGCAGTGGCTGCGTTCAACATCATTTCCACGCTGGTGATGGTGGTGAACGACAAGAAGGGCGACATCGCCATTCTGCGCACACTGGGCGCCACACCGGGCACGATCATGCGCACGTTCATGGTGCAGGGCACGGTGATCGGCGTGGTCGGTACGGCCATCGGCGCCGTGGTCGGGATCTTCGCCGCGCTCAACGTCAGCGCCGCGATTTCGGCCCTCGAAGGCGTGATCGGACACAAATTCCTCAACGCCGATGTGTATTTCATCGATTACCTGCCATCGCAGGTGCAGAGCCAGGACGTGGTCATGGTCTGCGCCGCTGCGTTGGTCCTGAGTTTCCTCGCCACCCTGTATCCAGCCTGGCGTGCCGCGCGCACCCAGCCGGCGGAGGCGCTACGTTATGAGTGA
- a CDS encoding heavy metal response regulator transcription factor yields MKLLIVEDQPKTGQYLRQGLTEAGFNTELVADGTTGQQLALSGDYALLILDVMLPGRNGWQILQAVRSAGLETPILFLTAKDTVEDRVHGLELGADDYLVKPFAFSELLARVRSLLRRGSSTPQETSLRLADLSLDLIRRRVERSGQRIDLTAKEFALLEMLLRRQGEVLPKSLIASQVWDMNFDSDTNVIEVAIRRLRLKIDDDFPNKLIHTVRGMGYVLEERAD; encoded by the coding sequence ATGAAACTGCTGATCGTCGAAGACCAACCCAAAACCGGCCAGTACCTGCGCCAGGGCCTGACCGAGGCCGGTTTCAACACCGAACTGGTGGCCGACGGCACCACCGGCCAGCAATTGGCGTTGAGCGGCGACTATGCGCTGCTGATCCTCGACGTGATGCTGCCCGGCCGCAATGGCTGGCAGATCCTGCAAGCGGTGCGCAGCGCCGGCCTGGAAACGCCGATCCTGTTTCTGACTGCCAAGGACACCGTTGAAGACCGGGTTCACGGCCTCGAACTGGGCGCCGACGATTATCTGGTCAAACCGTTCGCCTTCTCTGAACTGCTGGCGCGGGTGCGCAGCCTGTTGCGCCGCGGCAGTTCCACGCCTCAGGAAACCAGCCTGCGCCTGGCCGACCTGAGCCTGGACTTGATCCGCCGCCGGGTTGAACGCAGCGGCCAACGCATCGACCTCACCGCCAAGGAGTTCGCCCTGCTGGAAATGCTCCTGCGCCGCCAGGGCGAAGTGCTGCCCAAATCGCTGATTGCCTCGCAGGTCTGGGACATGAACTTCGACAGCGACACCAATGTGATCGAAGTGGCGATTCGTCGACTGCGCCTGAAGATCGATGACGACTTCCCCAACAAACTGATTCACACCGTACGTGGCATGGGTTACGTCCTTGAAGAGCGTGCCGACTGA
- a CDS encoding MlaA family lipoprotein, with product MLVPFAAQAATEEDPWESVNRPIFEFNDFVDTYALKPLAQGYEFVTPQFLEDGIHNMFRNVGDVTNLANNILQAKPAAAGVDTARLIFNTTFGLLGFFDVGTKMGLNRSDEDFGQTLGYWGVGSGPYVMLPLMGPSTLRDAPSKYVDSFTGPYRYINDVPVRNSIFGLNIVDTRASLLSSEKLISGDKYTFIRNAYLQNREFKVKDGQVEDDF from the coding sequence ATGCTGGTGCCGTTCGCCGCTCAGGCCGCAACGGAAGAAGACCCTTGGGAAAGCGTCAACCGTCCGATCTTCGAGTTCAACGATTTCGTCGACACCTATGCGCTGAAGCCTTTGGCGCAAGGCTATGAATTTGTTACTCCGCAATTCCTGGAAGACGGCATCCACAACATGTTCCGCAACGTCGGTGATGTTACCAACCTGGCGAACAACATTCTTCAGGCCAAGCCGGCCGCCGCTGGCGTCGACACCGCGCGCCTGATCTTCAACACCACTTTTGGTTTGCTCGGTTTCTTCGACGTCGGCACCAAAATGGGCCTGAACCGCAGCGACGAAGACTTCGGCCAGACCCTCGGCTACTGGGGTGTCGGCAGCGGTCCTTACGTGATGCTGCCGCTGATGGGTCCAAGCACCCTGCGCGACGCGCCGTCCAAGTACGTCGACAGCTTCACCGGCCCGTACCGCTACATCAACGATGTGCCGGTGCGTAACTCGATTTTCGGCCTGAACATCGTCGACACCCGCGCCAGCCTGCTGTCGAGCGAGAAGCTGATCAGCGGCGACAAGTACACCTTCATCCGCAACGCCTACCTGCAGAACCGTGAGTTCAAGGTCAAGGACGGGCAGGTCGAAGACGATTTCTGA
- the copI gene encoding copper-resistant cuproprotein CopI, translating to MFLRIRLALAACLLALSSPLWASPAHTYDFGQPAPAAKATRSIEVVMGDMSFDPKAIEIKAGETVRFVLVNKGHLLHEFNLGDAAMHAKHQQEMLQMQQSGMLTPTGMKEMSHDMAGMDHGSMGHGMKHDDPNSVLVEPGKTAELTWTFSKAVNLEFACNIPGHYQAGMVGKLTVSQ from the coding sequence ATGTTTTTGCGCATCCGTCTGGCCCTTGCCGCGTGTCTGCTGGCGCTGAGTTCGCCACTGTGGGCATCGCCGGCGCACACCTACGACTTCGGCCAGCCGGCCCCGGCGGCCAAGGCCACCCGCAGCATCGAAGTGGTGATGGGCGACATGAGCTTCGATCCGAAAGCGATCGAGATCAAGGCCGGTGAGACCGTTCGTTTTGTGCTGGTGAATAAAGGCCATTTGCTGCACGAATTCAACCTCGGCGACGCGGCGATGCATGCCAAACATCAGCAGGAAATGTTGCAGATGCAGCAAAGCGGCATGCTGACGCCGACCGGCATGAAGGAAATGTCCCACGACATGGCGGGCATGGATCACGGCTCGATGGGCCATGGCATGAAGCATGACGATCCCAACAGCGTGCTGGTGGAGCCGGGCAAGACCGCCGAACTGACCTGGACCTTCAGCAAAGCGGTGAACCTGGAATTTGCCTGCAACATTCCCGGCCACTATCAGGCCGGAATGGTCGGCAAACTGACTGTCAGTCAGTAA
- a CDS encoding HAD family phosphatase — MPQAEALPLAAPTLTAVLFGLSGCLVDFGARARHHTSVGPEHADVTPGALDSLRSLQRQQIPCAWLDELSTACTQVLSSALPDWIKPSQHSATINPWPAPNACWQALMSLNVDRLDGCVLVSGEPRLLQSGLNAGLWTIGLASCGSLCGMAPSEWQALSQKEREQLRGKATVQLFGLGVHSVIDHLGELDTCLADISLRRLKGEKP, encoded by the coding sequence ATGCCTCAAGCCGAAGCCTTGCCCCTCGCGGCACCGACGCTGACCGCCGTGCTGTTCGGACTCAGCGGCTGTCTGGTGGACTTCGGCGCCCGCGCCCGTCATCACACCAGCGTCGGCCCGGAACACGCCGACGTCACACCCGGCGCCCTCGACAGCCTGCGCAGTCTGCAACGCCAGCAAATCCCCTGCGCCTGGCTCGATGAACTGTCGACGGCCTGCACTCAGGTACTGTCATCGGCGCTGCCTGACTGGATCAAACCGTCGCAACATTCGGCAACAATCAATCCGTGGCCGGCGCCCAATGCCTGCTGGCAAGCGTTGATGAGCTTGAATGTCGACCGCCTCGACGGTTGCGTGCTGGTCAGCGGCGAACCGCGCCTGCTGCAATCGGGCCTCAATGCCGGATTGTGGACCATTGGCCTGGCGTCCTGCGGCTCATTGTGCGGCATGGCGCCCAGCGAATGGCAAGCCCTGAGCCAGAAGGAACGCGAACAACTGCGCGGCAAGGCGACCGTGCAACTGTTCGGCCTGGGCGTGCACTCGGTGATCGATCATCTGGGCGAACTCGACACTTGTCTGGCGGACATCAGCCTGCGTCGCCTCAAAGGCGAAAAGCCCTGA
- the lolD gene encoding lipoprotein-releasing ABC transporter ATP-binding protein LolD, which produces MSEKAILSCRNLGKSYEEGPESVEVLANLQLELHPGERVAIVGKSGSGKSTLLNLLGGLDTPTKGGVWLDGEELSALSEKKRGLLRNRALGFVYQFHHLLPEFTALENVCMPLLIGKTAIPQARQRATALLERVGLGHRLEHKPAELSGGERQRVAIARALVNNPGLVMLDEPTGNLDSHTAEGIQDLMLELSTSMRTAFLVVTHDMNLARQMDRVLQLQEGCLTPI; this is translated from the coding sequence ATGAGTGAAAAAGCAATCTTGAGCTGCCGCAACCTGGGCAAATCCTACGAGGAAGGCCCGGAGTCGGTGGAAGTGCTGGCCAACCTGCAACTGGAACTGCATCCGGGTGAGCGGGTGGCGATCGTCGGCAAATCCGGTTCGGGCAAAAGTACGTTGCTCAACCTGCTGGGCGGTCTCGACACGCCAACCAAGGGCGGTGTCTGGCTCGACGGTGAAGAGCTGTCGGCGCTGAGCGAGAAGAAGCGTGGCTTGCTGCGTAACCGCGCCCTTGGGTTCGTGTACCAGTTCCACCACCTGCTGCCGGAATTCACCGCGCTGGAAAACGTCTGCATGCCGCTGCTGATCGGCAAGACCGCGATCCCGCAAGCGCGTCAGCGTGCCACGGCGTTGCTGGAGCGGGTCGGTCTGGGCCATCGCCTGGAACACAAACCGGCAGAACTGTCCGGTGGCGAGCGCCAGCGCGTAGCCATCGCCCGTGCCCTGGTTAACAATCCAGGGCTGGTGATGCTCGACGAGCCGACCGGCAACCTCGACTCCCATACCGCCGAAGGCATTCAGGATCTGATGCTGGAACTCAGCACTTCGATGCGCACGGCGTTTCTGGTGGTGACTCACGACATGAACCTGGCTCGCCAGATGGACCGCGTCCTGCAACTGCAGGAAGGTTGCCTGACCCCCATCTGA
- the rssB gene encoding two-component system response regulator RssB yields MPKTSATLLIIDDDEVVRASLAAYLEDSGFSVLQASNGQQGLQVFEQDTPDLVICDLRMPQMGGLELIRQVTERSPQTPVIVVSGAGVMNDAVEALRLGAADYLIKPLEDLAVLEHSVRRALDRARLLLENQRYREKLEKANRELEASLNLLQEDQNAGRQVQMNMLPESPWAIDEFRFAHQIIPSLYLSGDFVDYFRVDERRVAFYLADVSGHGASSAFVTVLLKFMTTRLLFESKRNGTLPEFKPSEVLGHINRGLISCKLGKHVTMVGGVIDEETGLLTYSIGGHLPLPVLYTPDSVRYLEGRGLPVGLFNEATYEDHVLELPPTFSLTLMSDGILDLLPEPTLKEKEAALPERVKSAGGSLDGLRQVFGLATLGEMPDDIALLVLSRNL; encoded by the coding sequence ATGCCAAAAACCAGTGCCACGCTGCTGATAATCGATGATGACGAAGTAGTGCGCGCGAGCCTCGCGGCCTATTTGGAAGACAGTGGTTTCAGCGTCTTGCAGGCCAGTAACGGCCAGCAGGGTCTTCAGGTATTCGAGCAAGACACGCCCGACTTGGTCATCTGCGATCTGCGCATGCCGCAGATGGGCGGTCTCGAACTCATCCGTCAGGTCACTGAGCGGTCACCGCAGACTCCGGTGATCGTGGTCTCGGGCGCCGGCGTGATGAACGACGCGGTCGAGGCCCTGCGCCTGGGCGCGGCGGACTACCTGATCAAGCCTCTCGAAGATCTGGCCGTGCTCGAGCACTCCGTGCGCCGGGCCCTGGATCGTGCGCGTCTGCTGCTGGAAAACCAGCGCTACCGCGAGAAACTGGAAAAGGCCAACCGCGAACTCGAAGCCAGCCTGAACCTGCTCCAGGAAGACCAGAATGCCGGTCGCCAGGTGCAGATGAACATGTTGCCGGAAAGTCCGTGGGCCATCGACGAATTCAGGTTCGCGCACCAGATCATCCCGTCGCTGTACCTGTCGGGTGATTTTGTCGACTACTTCCGGGTCGACGAGCGCCGGGTGGCGTTCTACCTGGCGGATGTCTCGGGTCATGGCGCCTCTTCGGCGTTCGTCACCGTGCTGCTGAAGTTCATGACCACGCGCCTGCTGTTCGAATCCAAGCGCAACGGCACGCTGCCGGAATTCAAGCCTTCGGAAGTCCTCGGTCATATCAACCGGGGGCTGATCAGTTGTAAGCTGGGTAAACACGTCACAATGGTCGGTGGAGTCATCGACGAGGAGACCGGTTTGTTGACCTATAGCATCGGCGGCCATCTGCCGTTGCCTGTGTTGTACACGCCTGACAGTGTTCGCTACCTCGAGGGGCGCGGTCTGCCCGTGGGGCTTTTCAACGAAGCCACCTACGAAGACCACGTGCTCGAGCTGCCACCGACGTTCAGCCTGACGCTGATGTCTGATGGCATTCTGGATCTTTTGCCAGAACCCACACTCAAAGAAAAAGAAGCCGCCTTGCCCGAACGGGTCAAGTCGGCGGGCGGCAGCCTGGATGGTCTGCGGCAGGTTTTTGGATTGGCCACGCTAGGGGAGATGCCGGATGATATCGCCCTGTTGGTGTTGAGCAGGAATCTTTGA
- a CDS encoding DUF4404 family protein, producing the protein MPAQELQKQLNALREQLDQTPPLTEEEREHLHDLMAQIESEIKLEQSTQENSIADGVNLAVERFELEHPTIAGTLRNIATTLHSMGI; encoded by the coding sequence ATGCCCGCTCAAGAACTGCAAAAACAGCTCAATGCCCTGCGCGAGCAACTGGATCAGACTCCGCCGCTCACCGAAGAAGAGCGCGAACATCTGCATGACCTGATGGCGCAGATCGAATCCGAGATAAAACTGGAACAGTCCACTCAGGAAAACAGTATCGCCGATGGTGTGAATCTAGCAGTCGAACGCTTTGAACTCGAACACCCGACCATCGCCGGTACTCTGCGCAATATTGCTACTACCCTGCACAGCATGGGCATCTGA
- a CDS encoding lipoprotein-releasing ABC transporter permease subunit gives MFRPLSIFIGTRYTRAKRRNRFVSFISMTSMIGLALGVLAMIVVLSVMNGFQREMSSRILGMVPHATIVGVKPINDWQPVAAAAMKNPEVTAAVPFTEMEGMLSYKGMMQPIQISGVDPAQEGKVSIVAQHIVQGRLDALKPGEFGVVLGEITARRFRLNVGDKITLIVPEVSTAPGGITPRMQRLNVVGVFKVGAELDGSMGLIHVSDAATMQHWEPNQVQSVRLAVKDLYAAPKVSSDIASGLGADFKADDWTHTQGSLFSAMKMEKTMIGLLLLMIVAVAAFNIIATLIMVVNDKGADIAILRTIGATPRQIMAIFMVQGTVIGIVGTIIGGVLGVIAALNVSEMVGWVERVTGQHIFSSDVYFVSNLPSELQGGDVLLICSAGFILSFLATVYPAWRAAKIEPAHALRYS, from the coding sequence ATGTTCAGACCGTTATCGATCTTTATCGGCACGCGCTATACCCGCGCCAAGCGCCGCAATCGCTTTGTTTCGTTCATTTCGATGACCTCGATGATCGGCCTCGCCCTCGGCGTGCTGGCGATGATCGTGGTGCTGTCGGTGATGAACGGTTTCCAGCGCGAAATGAGCTCGCGCATCCTCGGTATGGTGCCTCACGCGACCATCGTTGGCGTCAAGCCGATCAACGACTGGCAGCCAGTGGCCGCCGCCGCGATGAAGAATCCGGAAGTGACGGCCGCCGTGCCGTTCACCGAGATGGAAGGCATGCTGTCCTACAAGGGCATGATGCAGCCGATCCAGATCAGCGGCGTCGATCCGGCTCAGGAAGGCAAGGTGTCGATCGTTGCCCAGCACATTGTTCAGGGCCGTCTCGATGCCTTGAAACCGGGTGAGTTCGGCGTAGTGCTGGGTGAAATCACCGCCCGACGTTTCCGTCTCAATGTCGGCGACAAGATCACCCTGATCGTGCCGGAAGTCAGCACCGCACCGGGCGGTATCACCCCGCGCATGCAGCGTCTGAACGTGGTCGGCGTGTTCAAGGTCGGTGCCGAACTCGACGGTTCAATGGGCCTGATCCACGTCTCCGACGCCGCGACCATGCAGCATTGGGAGCCGAATCAGGTGCAGAGCGTGCGTCTGGCGGTGAAGGATCTGTACGCCGCGCCGAAGGTTTCGTCGGACATTGCCAGCGGCCTCGGCGCCGATTTCAAGGCTGACGACTGGACCCACACCCAGGGCAGCCTGTTCAGCGCGATGAAAATGGAAAAAACCATGATCGGCCTGTTGCTGCTGATGATTGTCGCGGTGGCGGCGTTCAACATTATCGCGACCCTGATCATGGTGGTGAACGACAAGGGTGCGGACATTGCGATCCTGCGCACCATCGGCGCCACGCCACGGCAGATCATGGCGATCTTCATGGTGCAGGGCACGGTGATCGGCATCGTCGGCACCATCATCGGTGGCGTGCTGGGGGTGATTGCCGCGCTGAACGTCAGTGAGATGGTGGGCTGGGTCGAGCGAGTGACCGGGCAGCACATCTTCAGTTCGGACGTGTATTTCGTCAGCAACCTGCCATCGGAATTGCAGGGCGGCGACGTGCTGCTGATCTGCTCGGCGGGCTTCATCCTCAGCTTCCTGGCCACCGTTTACCCGGCCTGGCGGGCGGCGAAGATCGAACCGGCGCACGCGTTGCGCTATTCGTAA
- the queF gene encoding NADPH-dependent 7-cyano-7-deazaguanine reductase QueF (Catalyzes the NADPH-dependent reduction of 7-cyano-7-deazaguanine (preQ0) to 7-aminomethyl-7-deazaguanine (preQ1) in queuosine biosynthesis): MHPAAEHSPLGKSSEYIATYTPSLLFPIPRTAKWAELGLTAETLPYKGVDFWNCFELSWLLPSGKPVVAIGEFSIPADSPNIIESKSFKLYLNSLNQTPFADIASLEATLVKDLSAAAGKPVGVRVRSLKDVEAEGVVALPGVCIDDLDISVSNYEHPRPELLRCDDSRVVEESVHSHLLKSNCPVTSQPDWGSVVVEYRGAALDHASLLEYIVSFRQHSDFHEQCVERIFLDLQRLLKPEKLTVFARYVRRGGLDINPYRSTESVQLPNHRLVRQ; this comes from the coding sequence ATGCATCCCGCAGCCGAACATTCGCCGCTGGGCAAATCCAGCGAATACATCGCCACGTACACGCCGTCCCTGCTGTTCCCGATCCCGCGCACCGCGAAATGGGCCGAGCTGGGCCTGACCGCCGAAACCCTGCCGTATAAAGGCGTGGATTTCTGGAACTGCTTCGAGTTGTCGTGGCTGCTGCCGTCGGGCAAGCCGGTGGTGGCGATCGGCGAATTCAGCATTCCGGCGGATTCGCCGAACATCATCGAATCCAAGTCGTTCAAGCTGTACCTGAACTCGCTGAACCAGACGCCGTTCGCCGACATCGCGAGCCTCGAAGCGACGCTGGTCAAGGACTTGTCCGCTGCTGCCGGCAAACCGGTGGGCGTGCGGGTTCGCAGCCTGAAAGACGTCGAAGCTGAAGGCGTCGTGGCGTTGCCGGGTGTGTGCATCGACGATCTGGACATCAGCGTCAGCAACTACGAACACCCGCGTCCCGAACTGCTGCGCTGCGACGATTCGCGCGTGGTGGAGGAGAGCGTGCACAGTCATCTGCTCAAATCCAACTGCCCGGTGACCAGCCAGCCGGACTGGGGCAGCGTGGTGGTGGAGTACCGTGGCGCGGCGCTGGATCATGCCAGCCTGCTGGAATACATCGTCAGCTTCCGTCAGCACTCGGACTTCCATGAGCAATGCGTGGAGCGGATCTTCCTCGACCTGCAGCGCCTGCTGAAACCGGAAAAACTCACGGTGTTCGCGCGTTACGTACGTCGGGGCGGGCTGGACATCAACCCGTACCGCAGCACTGAAAGCGTGCAACTGCCGAATCACCGTCTGGTTCGTCAGTAA
- a CDS encoding PilZ domain-containing protein — protein MSTLDEEDRREYYRIEDTIALEIRPLSAPEAAGQEVLQDASPLFNLLSELHLSEFESQHLLRQISERDRAIAAFLKSQNKRIDLLSQVVALTVLGHIGEPQPVIISEGGIDFQHPTPIASGAHLSVKLVLMPQALGLLLRARVTHCDRKGDGYDVGTEFEHLTDAQRQLLARYILQKQAQERRLAREQNESGI, from the coding sequence ATGTCGACATTAGATGAAGAAGATCGCCGCGAATACTACCGTATCGAGGACACGATCGCACTGGAAATTCGGCCCCTGTCCGCTCCCGAAGCCGCAGGCCAGGAAGTGTTGCAGGATGCTTCTCCACTGTTCAACCTGCTCAGCGAATTGCACCTGAGCGAATTCGAGTCACAACACCTGCTGCGCCAGATCAGCGAACGCGACCGCGCTATCGCGGCGTTCCTGAAATCCCAGAACAAACGCATCGACCTGCTCAGCCAGGTCGTCGCACTGACCGTGCTCGGCCATATCGGCGAGCCACAACCGGTGATCATCTCCGAGGGCGGCATCGACTTTCAGCACCCGACCCCGATCGCCTCCGGCGCCCACCTGTCGGTGAAACTGGTGCTGATGCCCCAGGCTCTCGGTCTGCTGCTGCGCGCCCGCGTCACCCATTGCGACCGCAAGGGCGACGGCTACGACGTCGGCACCGAGTTCGAACACCTGACCGACGCCCAGCGCCAGTTGCTCGCCCGATATATCTTGCAGAAGCAGGCCCAGGAACGACGTCTGGCCCGCGAACAGAACGAATCAGGCATCTAA